From Carettochelys insculpta isolate YL-2023 chromosome 22, ASM3395843v1, whole genome shotgun sequence, one genomic window encodes:
- the LOC142024470 gene encoding U8 snoRNA-decapping enzyme-like isoform X1 has protein sequence MDLSRAEALRLEPPGWKHACHALLYAPCPGRLFGRIPLRHAVLVRGGAGLACGVGLSGDPRWGSAGRVCEPAGGPCPRPFPILLTCPSPQMQMRFDGRLGFPGGFVDPSDGSLEQGLNRELSEELGPGAASLCLTEADYLSSHSAEPQRLVTHFYAKQLSPAQLRALEEGATKAKDHGLEVLGLVRVPLYTLKDGVGGLPAFLSNAFIGRAREQLVQALGALGLVPPAQLQQAVAAVAGKSL, from the exons ATGGACTTGTCCCGGGCCGAGGCGCTACGGCTGGAGCCGCCCGGCTGGAAGCACGCGTGCCATGCGCTGCTCTACGCGCCGTGCCCCGGCCGCCTCTTCGGGCGGATCCCGCTCCGCCACGCCGTGCTGGtgcggggcggggctggcctggcctgtggggtgggactgagcGGTGACCCCCGCTGGGGCAGTGCGGGGAGGGTATGTGAGCCCGCGGGGGGGCCCTGCCCAAGACCCTTTCCCATCTTGttaacctgcccctccccccagatgCAGATGCGCTTCGACGGGCGCCTGGGGTTCCCGGGCGGTTTCGTGGACCCCAGCGACGGgtccctggagcaggggctgaacCGGGAACTGAGCGAGGAACTGGGGCCTGGCGCGGCCTCCCTCTGCCTGACCGAAGCGGACTATCTGAGCTCGCACAGCGCGGAGCCCCAGCGCCTGGTGACCCACTTCTACGCTAAGCAGCTCAGCCCGGCCCAGCTGCGGGCGCTGGAGGAGGGAGCCACGAAAGCCAAGGACCACGGGctggag gtgctggggctggtgcGTGTCCCCCTGTACACGCTGAAGGATGGGGTTGGGGGCCTGCCTGCCTTCCTCTCCAACGCCTTCATCGGCCGTGCCcgggagcagctggtgcaggccctgggggccctgggcctggtgccccctgcccagctgcagcaggcggTGGCTGCAGTGGCGGGGAAAAGCCTCTGA
- the LOC142024470 gene encoding U8 snoRNA-decapping enzyme-like isoform X2, which produces MDLSRAEALRLEPPGWKHACHALLYAPCPGRLFGRIPLRHAVLMQMRFDGRLGFPGGFVDPSDGSLEQGLNRELSEELGPGAASLCLTEADYLSSHSAEPQRLVTHFYAKQLSPAQLRALEEGATKAKDHGLEVLGLVRVPLYTLKDGVGGLPAFLSNAFIGRAREQLVQALGALGLVPPAQLQQAVAAVAGKSL; this is translated from the exons ATGGACTTGTCCCGGGCCGAGGCGCTACGGCTGGAGCCGCCCGGCTGGAAGCACGCGTGCCATGCGCTGCTCTACGCGCCGTGCCCCGGCCGCCTCTTCGGGCGGATCCCGCTCCGCCACGCCGTGCTG atgCAGATGCGCTTCGACGGGCGCCTGGGGTTCCCGGGCGGTTTCGTGGACCCCAGCGACGGgtccctggagcaggggctgaacCGGGAACTGAGCGAGGAACTGGGGCCTGGCGCGGCCTCCCTCTGCCTGACCGAAGCGGACTATCTGAGCTCGCACAGCGCGGAGCCCCAGCGCCTGGTGACCCACTTCTACGCTAAGCAGCTCAGCCCGGCCCAGCTGCGGGCGCTGGAGGAGGGAGCCACGAAAGCCAAGGACCACGGGctggag gtgctggggctggtgcGTGTCCCCCTGTACACGCTGAAGGATGGGGTTGGGGGCCTGCCTGCCTTCCTCTCCAACGCCTTCATCGGCCGTGCCcgggagcagctggtgcaggccctgggggccctgggcctggtgccccctgcccagctgcagcaggcggTGGCTGCAGTGGCGGGGAAAAGCCTCTGA